In the Helicobacter cetorum MIT 99-5656 genome, TAGGGGCTTTCTAAATTTAGAAAGCCATAGTTTGCTTCTTGCTCAAAGAATCCAAGATAGCGTTTAGAAATTTAGGGGTGTTAGGCTCAGCATAGAGTTTGCCAAGCTCTATGCACTCATTAATCACGATAGGGTTTTCAGTGGGCGTGAAGCAAATTTCATACGCCCCTAAGCGTAAAATCGCCTTTTCCATACTCCCTAAGCGCTTGAAATCCCAGTCTTTTAAATGCGGTTCAATGAGAGTATCAATTTCAGCTATTTTTTCTAACACACCATTAAAAAGACTCAGAGCAAAAGCGAGTTGATTATTTTTAATCTTTTTTTCTTCTAACATGCTAGTTGCGATTTTTTTAATTTCTTCATTCCCACTCTCAAACGCATACAATAATTCAATTACAGCTCCCCTAGCTTGAGTTCGTGTCGCCATTTTAACCCTTAAGAGTTTGGCACAAGCTTAGTAGTTCAATGAGCGTGCTCATCGCTTCAAAGCCTTTATTTCCGGCTTTGCTTCCTGCTCTTTCAATCGCTTGTTCAATATTATCTGTGGTTAGCACTCCAAAGCTTACCGGTAGGTTGTATTTTAACATCGTGTTTGCAATGCCCTTAGTCGCTTCTGCACTTACATAATCAAAATGCGGAGTCCCCCCCCTAATAATCGCTCCTAAAACACACACGCCATCATATTTTTTACTCTCTAATAATCTGTCTAAAATAAAGGGCAATTCATAAGCCCCAGGCACTAGAATAATGTCTAAAAGCTTTTCATTGCCCCCATGCCTTTTAAAACAATCAATCGCCCCTTCTTGTAATCTGTCTGTGATAATATGATTAAAACGAGATGTTAAAACAGCGATTCTTTCATTCCCCTGCAATTGTAATTTTCCCTCTATTAGTTGCATGAATTTCCTTTAAAATAAATTTTGAATTTTTAGTAAGTCTGTTACTAAGCTTTCAAGCTCATCAGGTTTGAGCATGTTTGCCCCATCACTTAGGGCGTTTTTGGGGTCAATATGTGTTTCAGCAAACAACCCATCAATACCCACCGCAGCTGCAGCTCTGGCTAAAATAGGGGCAAAAGAGCTATCCCCAGAACTTTTTCCCTTCGCACCCCCTGGCATTTGCACGCTATGAGTGGCATCAAAAATCACAGGGGCAAATTCTCGCATTATTTTTAAAGAACGCATATCTACAACTAAATTCCCATACCCAAAGCTACTCCCCCTTTCACACAGCCACACATTATTAGCCAAAGCCTTTTCATAAGTGGGGCTAGAAATACTACTATCTCTGGTTTTAAGGGCTTTTAAGACAGAATATTGCATGTCTTTTGGGTTCATAAATTGCCCTTTTTTGATGTTGATGATGGCGTTTGTTTTGCTCGCTTCTACAATCAAATCCGTTTGACGGCATAAAAACGCCGGAATTTGTAAAATATCCGCCACTTTTACCACAGCACTCACTTGATAGCTTTCATGCACATCAGTTAGAATCTTATAGCCAAATTCATCTTTAATGGTTTGTAACATTTCTAAGCCCTTTTCTAAACCAGGCCCTCTGTAGCTTTCTAAACTCGTGCGATTAGCCTTGTCAAAACTCGCTTTAAAATAAAAATCTAGCTCTTCATTCTTTGCTAGGGGTTGTAACTTGGTAGCGATACTTCTTAGATTTTCTAAGCTCTCAATTACGCATGGTCCAGCAACTAGAACGCTTTTAAGTGGCTTCATCAAATATCCTTTGTTTTATCTTTTCTTTCAATAGGTTTAAAGACATGACTTTCAAAATCATAATTATAAATTTTACCGGTTTCTATCACATAATGCCAGCCAAAGATTTTCAATTCATTATTAGCAACTCTCTCTTTAATGAAGTCATAACTCAAGAGATTTTTGAGTTGCAAACGCACATTCAAACGCTCTGTAAGCCACGAACGCTTTGCAGAATGGTTGCTAAAATGCGGATAGTCTTTTAATTCTTCTTTAATAGGCTCTAAGAATTTAATCCAGCTTTCAATATAGGGGGTTTTAGCTCTTGTTTTTTCATCATCAATCAGATGAATGCTCCCACAAGCCCCACAATTGCTATGCCCACAAATAATGATGTTTTGAATGCCTACATGCACGATAGCGTATTCAATGCTTGCAATCGTAGAAAGGGCTTGTTCTTGGCAAGTTAGCTCACTTGGTGGCACAATATTGCCCATATTGCGAATCACATACAATTCTCCAGGTTTTGTGCCTGTGATTAAATTTGGCACTACTCGTGAATCCACACAGGAAATAAACAAAGTGTGGGGCTTTTGTTTAGTCTTTAAACTCTCATAAAGCTCTTTTAACTCTTCATACTCATTCTCTTGAAATTCCAATGCTCCTTGAAATGCCTTAATCACGCTTAACCTTTTAAAAATAGTCTTTTATTAAAATTTGTTTTGTTTTCAAACGCTTATCATAGCTAAAAGTTCTTAAATTTCTTTTTGTTATAATGGCGTTATTTTACATTTTAAAGGGCTTTTATGCAATTATGTGTCGCATTAGACTTAGAAGAAAAAAAAGATAATCTTTCCTTGCTAAAAGAATTGAAGGGCTTAGATTTATGGGCTAAGGTGGGGCTTAGGTCTTTTATAAGAGACGGGTTTGTTTTTTTAGATGAGATTAAAGAGATTGATGAAAACTTTAAGATTTTTTTGGATTTGAAACTCTATGATATTCCCTATACTATGGCAAATGCCGCACTAGAATGCGCAAAATTAGACATTGATATGCTAACCATTCATTTAAGTAGTGGTAAGACCGCTATGCAAACTTTAATGCAACGCTTAAATACACTCAAAAAACGCCCCCTAATTATGGGTGTGAGCGCTCTAACAAGTTTTAGTGAAGATGAATTTTTGAGTGTGTATAACGCCCCTTTGAAAGCTCAAGCTATAAAGTTAAGCACTATAGGCAAAGAAAGCGGCATTGATGGGGTGGTGTGTTCGGTGTTTGAAAGTTTAGCAATTAAAGAGAGTTTGGGCAAGGACTTTTTGACCTTAACACCAGGTATTAGACTCAATAAAAGCGATAAAGAAGACCAAGAAAGGGTGGCTAACGCTAGAGAAGCCAGAGAAAATCTAAGCGATTTTATTGTGGTGGGTCGCCCTATTTATCAAGCTAAAGAGCCTAGAGAAATTGTTTTAGAGCTTTTAAAGGAATGCTAAATGCAAGTTTTAGAAACTATCATTGCTTTAAGAAAATATCGTAAGAGCTTAAAAGAAAGCGTGGGTTTTGTGCCGACTATGGGAGCCTTACACAAAGGGCATCAAAGCTTGATAGAGAGAAGCCTGAAAGAAAACACTCATACTATTGTTAGCATTTTTGTCAATCCCACACAATTTGGGGCTAACGAAGATTTTAACGCTTACCCACGAGTTTTAGAAAAGGATTTGAGCTTGTGTGAAGAAGTGGGCGTTAATGCGGTGTTTGTCCCTAAAGCTGATGAGATGTATCCCTATGGCTTTGAATGCCAAATAACACGCATGCCTATAAAAGCGCCCTTATATTTAGCAAATTCTTTAGAGGGGGCGCAACGAGAAGGGCATTTTGATGGGGTGGCGCAAGTGGTATTAAAGCTATTTCATCTCATTTGTCCTACTAGAGCGTATTTTGGCAAAAAGGACGCCCAACAGCTTTTAATCATTCAGCACTTAGTCAAAGACTTGCTTTTAGATATTGAGATAATGCCATGCGAAATTGTGCGTGATGTTGACAATCTAGCTTTAAGCTCTAGGAATGTGTATTTAAATGAATTTGAAAGAAAACAAGCCCTAGCCATCCCTAAAGCCTTAGAAACTATCAAGCAAGCCATAGATAAGGGCGAAAAGGCGTGTGATAAACTTAAGATTCTAGGGCTTAAAGTTTTAGAAAACTTAGAAGTGAATTATTTGGAATTTTGTAACCATAAACTAGAGTCTTTAAAAACCATAGAGTCATTTAACACGCTTATTTTAGTAGCGGTGCGTGTGGGTAAAACCAGGCTTTTAGATAATTTATGGGTGTGAAATTTTCTGTTTTTATATTGTTGTATAAAGGTTTGTTTGGCGACCCTTGAAAGATTTGAACTTCCGTTTCCACCGTGAAAGGGTGGTATCCTTGGCCACTAGATGAAAGGGTCATACTCATTACTAATTGAAACAAACAAAAACGAGCGATAAAAAGATTTAAAAAGCATTTGGTGGCGGAGCGGACGGGACTCGAACCCGCGACCCCCTGCGTGACAGGCAGATATTCTAACCAGCTGAACTACCGCTCCATATCAAACTTCACAGCTAAAATAATTTCGTGTGCTTGAAGTCAAGTAAAAATGGTGGTCGCTATAAGACTCGAACTTATGACATCTACCTTGTAAGGGTAGCGCTCTACCAACTGAGCTAAGCGACCACACATTGCTGAGACAAATACAGCTAAAACTTATTCTAAAAAGAGTGGTGACTCCTAGGGGATTTGAACCCCTGTAACCACCGTGAAAGGGTGGTATCCTAACCACTAGATGAAGGA is a window encoding:
- a CDS encoding carbonic anhydrase, which gives rise to MKAFQGALEFQENEYEELKELYESLKTKQKPHTLFISCVDSRVVPNLITGTKPGELYVIRNMGNIVPPSELTCQEQALSTIASIEYAIVHVGIQNIIICGHSNCGACGSIHLIDDEKTRAKTPYIESWIKFLEPIKEELKDYPHFSNHSAKRSWLTERLNVRLQLKNLLSYDFIKERVANNELKIFGWHYVIETGKIYNYDFESHVFKPIERKDKTKDI
- the ribH gene encoding 6,7-dimethyl-8-ribityllumazine synthase, producing MQLIEGKLQLQGNERIAVLTSRFNHIITDRLQEGAIDCFKRHGGNEKLLDIILVPGAYELPFILDRLLESKKYDGVCVLGAIIRGGTPHFDYVSAEATKGIANTMLKYNLPVSFGVLTTDNIEQAIERAGSKAGNKGFEAMSTLIELLSLCQTLKG
- the pyrF gene encoding orotidine-5'-phosphate decarboxylase, whose translation is MQLCVALDLEEKKDNLSLLKELKGLDLWAKVGLRSFIRDGFVFLDEIKEIDENFKIFLDLKLYDIPYTMANAALECAKLDIDMLTIHLSSGKTAMQTLMQRLNTLKKRPLIMGVSALTSFSEDEFLSVYNAPLKAQAIKLSTIGKESGIDGVVCSVFESLAIKESLGKDFLTLTPGIRLNKSDKEDQERVANAREARENLSDFIVVGRPIYQAKEPREIVLELLKEC
- the panC gene encoding pantoate--beta-alanine ligase gives rise to the protein MQVLETIIALRKYRKSLKESVGFVPTMGALHKGHQSLIERSLKENTHTIVSIFVNPTQFGANEDFNAYPRVLEKDLSLCEEVGVNAVFVPKADEMYPYGFECQITRMPIKAPLYLANSLEGAQREGHFDGVAQVVLKLFHLICPTRAYFGKKDAQQLLIIQHLVKDLLLDIEIMPCEIVRDVDNLALSSRNVYLNEFERKQALAIPKALETIKQAIDKGEKACDKLKILGLKVLENLEVNYLEFCNHKLESLKTIESFNTLILVAVRVGKTRLLDNLWV
- the kdsA gene encoding 3-deoxy-8-phosphooctulonate synthase; translation: MKPLKSVLVAGPCVIESLENLRSIATKLQPLAKNEELDFYFKASFDKANRTSLESYRGPGLEKGLEMLQTIKDEFGYKILTDVHESYQVSAVVKVADILQIPAFLCRQTDLIVEASKTNAIINIKKGQFMNPKDMQYSVLKALKTRDSSISSPTYEKALANNVWLCERGSSFGYGNLVVDMRSLKIMREFAPVIFDATHSVQMPGGAKGKSSGDSSFAPILARAAAAVGIDGLFAETHIDPKNALSDGANMLKPDELESLVTDLLKIQNLF
- the nusB gene encoding transcription antitermination factor NusB; the encoded protein is MATRTQARGAVIELLYAFESGNEEIKKIATSMLEEKKIKNNQLAFALSLFNGVLEKIAEIDTLIEPHLKDWDFKRLGSMEKAILRLGAYEICFTPTENPIVINECIELGKLYAEPNTPKFLNAILDSLSKKQTMAF